The Desulfonatronovibrio magnus genome includes a region encoding these proteins:
- a CDS encoding ribonuclease H-like domain-containing protein, whose product MLNHSFVHIPTIGLATERKFWTSGIKTMEEFIQSPPAFLKPARQQTVGKHIQMSINKMQSGEARYFCDNLPTKEQWRLFREYQDSTAYIDIETTGIGGYGDIITTIALYDGKEIKHYINGKNLDEFRHDIMEYKVIVTYNGKTFDVPFIEKYLGISIEHAHLDLRYILKGLGYSGGLKSCEQQLGIGRTGCLEDVDGYFAVLLWYDYKKKRKEKSLETLLAYNIQDVLSLEHLMITAYNQRIGGIPLKIKPLKPGSPPANPFVPDLPTINRIKKESWLF is encoded by the coding sequence ATGCTTAATCATAGTTTTGTACATATTCCCACCATTGGCCTGGCCACTGAGAGAAAATTCTGGACATCCGGCATCAAAACCATGGAGGAATTCATCCAGTCTCCTCCTGCATTTTTAAAGCCTGCCCGGCAGCAGACAGTTGGCAAGCATATTCAGATGTCCATAAATAAAATGCAAAGCGGCGAGGCAAGATATTTCTGCGACAATCTGCCAACTAAAGAGCAGTGGCGGCTGTTTCGGGAGTACCAGGACTCAACAGCGTATATTGACATAGAAACCACCGGCATTGGCGGTTATGGCGATATTATCACCACCATTGCCCTGTATGACGGCAAAGAAATCAAGCACTACATCAACGGTAAAAACCTGGATGAATTCAGGCATGATATTATGGAATACAAGGTCATTGTGACCTATAACGGTAAGACATTTGATGTTCCGTTCATTGAGAAATATCTGGGAATAAGTATTGAGCACGCTCATCTTGACTTAAGGTATATCCTGAAGGGGCTTGGCTATTCCGGCGGTCTCAAGTCCTGTGAGCAGCAGCTGGGCATAGGCCGGACAGGATGTCTTGAAGATGTGGATGGATATTTTGCCGTACTTTTATGGTATGATTACAAGAAAAAGCGCAAGGAAAAGTCTCTGGAAACACTTCTTGCCTATAATATTCAGGATGTGCTGAGCTTAGAGCATTTGATGATTACAGCCTATAATCAAAGAATTGGCGGCATACCCTTGAAAATTAAACCACTTAAGCCAGGTTCACCACCAGCCAACCCTTTTGTACCGGACCTGCCCACAATAAACAGAATAAAGAAGGAATCCTGGTTATTCTGA